Proteins from one Sabethes cyaneus chromosome 2, idSabCyanKW18_F2, whole genome shotgun sequence genomic window:
- the LOC128736542 gene encoding glucose transporter type 1-like, which translates to MPSQMVDTENGSARPQTAASERCSENARNTQMRTATCAPHHHHQQYVSIEHAEDDDDDGTGGDSQHQSSKPSSQTHHHHHHSCSSRSTTPGMSRRFADGLGRSRTSLRSEAASSLGGGHSHHHHHHHHRRQASSTSSNSFHARQTRTDDDETAEEEVAGTTATCTEDERHPESASTMYVENCHCSRGNLTTTDDDEEIQQYFVVNRSVSRRPSTVSCTSRVSHRSNRSTPRSGGSRSKRGTPLSGVSCCSHHSHHSQQTYRSRGGHDSPSFLHDSGSNATISNFNINPARFQCSYYTADESENSYCSISGENIRQIQTQTQIQSALEMKQIEDNKRRQFLEKKREHLPRLQPLPLPPADGSDYNDSQQENSINGSILSIIESTSSDQPGGSTTTSTTTSTTQRQLQQVGERGAKKGTAGSQMILTPSKITIENIGQLSEIAAKDYDFDDIDVNIPELFHSPSKIKWNFLAGLDESKSNKSRISSISSLVDAGSSGRGRSGTESGGADVSETASERRRYDSSDNDYSPNRIQQQPLPPIPVSTPPPQSSSNCKIEELLKKSSPSASAEFKTVSIWRAENGDEANAIIFHHESEIVENCCTNHFLDHSNYDICTVDNCDYLIKSTDTPKSDRKGSFSKSEERLNNSVALTTSTGTKLELKQRNVFTSTLSTANNATAAANVYSIISPDLRRFEKQTNLTRNSVNLSQNLSSASSTSSSSIFLGNYNQIYRNMNQNTSDDKLLNTSSSKSRLHPTSRSTTSINNVNTVTNNTATSTLDPNSDNRQRLGSSVSLNQQPPFSITSSTATAAAASQFYNKSYHLNLTAQNRLYFHAYSNLVREQEQCQHHSPSPAQSEQSNGGQQQPCAQCQELYGCPLYYSSNATNEDSAGGGTFNDITNTSSSASLTGSGTGRRGLGSRSGTARWRRNVSHSLRINGLVRVVRTRARKCADYIRQKEHQSNSRFHRRK; encoded by the exons ATGCCTTCTCAAATGGTGGACACTGAAAACGGATCTGCGCGCCCACAAACAGCTGCATCCGAACGTTGTTCCGAAAACGCAAGAAATACTCAAATGCGAACTGCTACCTGTGCGCCccatcaccatcatcagcaA TACGTCAGCATCGAGCATGCcgaagacgacgacgatgacggtaCCGGCGGCGACAGTCAGCACCAGTCGTCGAAACCATCATCGCaaactcatcatcatcatcatcattcctGCAGCAGCCGCAGCACGACGCCGGGCATGAGCCGCAGGTTTGCGGACGGCCTGGGCCGTAGCCGAACTAGTTTGCGCAGTGAAGCCGCTAGCAGCTTGGGTGGTGGTCACAgccatcatcaccatcaccatcatcaccgTCGTCAGgctagcagcaccagcagcaacagCTTCCATGCTAGGCAAACGAGAACCGATGATGACGAAACGGCGGAGGAGGAAGTCGCTGGCACCACAGCAACTTGCACCGAAGACGAACGCCATCCGGAGAGTGCTTCGACGATGTACGTCGAGAACTGCCACTGCTCGCGGGGTAACCtcacgaccacggatgacgatGAAGAGATTCAGCAGTACTTCGTCGTGAACCGCAGCGTATCCCGTCGACCGTCGACCGTGAGCTGTACTTCGCGAGTAAGTCATCGTAGCAACCGAAGCACTCCGCGTAGCGGCGGAAGTCGTAGTAAGCGGGGAACTCCGCTCAGTGGTGTCAGCTGCTGTTCCCACCATTCGCATCACTCGCAGCAAACCTATCGGAGTCGAGGAGGTCACGATTCACCTTCCTTTCTACATGACAGCGGATCGAACGCAACCATCTCCAACTTCAACATAAACCCGGCTCGATTTCAGTGCAGTTACTACACAGCCGACGAAAGCGAGAACTCCTACTGCTCGATTAGCGGCGAAAATATACGACAAATCCAGACCCAGACACAGATACAATCTGCCTTGGAAATGAAACAAATCGAAGACAACAAACGGCGGCAGTTCTTGGAGAAAAAGCGGGAACATTTACCCCGCTTGCAACCGCTACCGCTGCCACCGGCCGATGGCAGTGATTACAACGATAGCCAGCAGGAGAATAGCATCAACGGTTCGATACTGTCGATTATCGAGAGCACATCAAGCGATCAACCAGGAGGATCGACGACGACCAGCACTACGACGTCCACCACGCAGCGTCAGCTGCAGCAAGTCGGAGAACGAGGTGCCAAGAAAGGCACCGCGGGCAGTCAGATGATCCTCACACCGTCCAAAATCACTATCGAAAACATCGGTCAACTGTCGGAGATTGCAGCCAAAGATTACGATTTCGACGATATCGACGTGAACATTCCGGAGCTTTTTCATTCCCCGTCGAAGATCAAGTGGAACTTTCTTGCCGGACTAGACGAAAGCAAATCCAACAAATCTAGGATCAGCTCGATATCGAGCCTGGTGGACGCCGGTAGCAGTGGTCGTGGGCGCAGCGGAACGGAATCCGGCGGAGCGGATGTTAGTGAAACGGCCAGCGAACGTAGACGGTACGACAGTAGCGACAACGACTACAGCCCGAATCGAATCCAGCAGCAGCCGCTTCCGCCGATACCGGTTTCAACGCCACCGCCGCAAAGTTCGTCCAACTGCAAGATCGAAGAACTGCTCAAGAAATCCTCGCCATCGGCTTCGGCCGAGTTCAAAACCGTTTCGATTTGGCGTGCGGAAAATGGAGACGAAGCAAATGCGATTATATTTCACCATGAGAGCGAAATAGTGGAGAACTGCTGTACGAACCATTTTTTAGACCACAGTAACTACGATATCTGCACCGTCGATAACTGCGACTATCTGATCAAGAGCACCGATACGCCGAAAAGTGATAGGAAGGGGAGTTTCAGCAAAAGCGAAGAACGTTTGAACAACTCCGTTGCTCTGACGACCTCAACCGGAACCAAGCTGGAATTGAAGCAAAGAAACGTGTTTACGTCGACGCTATCCACAGCCAACAACGCTACTGCAGCGGCAAACGTGTACAGCATCATTTCGCCGGATCTGCGACGTTTCGAAAAGCAAACGAACCTCACCAGGAATTCGGTAAACCTTAGCCAAAACCTTTCGTCTGCTTCGTCGACCTCGTCTTCGTCAATTTTTCTGGGCAACTACAATCAAATCTACCGCAACATGAATCAAAATACCAGCGACGACAAACTGCTGAATACGTCCTCATCCAAATCTCGGCTGCATCCAACCTCCAGATCCACGACTAGCATCAACAACGTCAACACCGTCACCAACAACACCGCCACCAGTACTCTGGATCCTAACAGCGACAACCGCCAACGGTTGGGCAGTTCGGTTTCCCTGAATCAACAGCCACCCTTCAGTATCACCTCTTCGACGGCCACCGCGGCAGCAGCGTCTCAGTTCTACAACAAATCCTACCACCTTAACCTGACCGCACAGAACCGTTTGTACTTCCACGCGTACTCCAACCTTGTTCGCGAACAGGAACAGTGTCAGCACCACTCGCCATCGCCAGCCCAATCGGAACAGTCTAACGGTGGACAGCAGCAACCTTGTGCCCAGTGTCAGGAACTGTACGGTTGTCCCCTGTACTACAGTAGCAATGCGACCAACGAAGACAGTGCCGGTGGTGGCACGTTCAACGATATCACCAACACCAGCAGCAGCGCTAGTTTGACCGGCTCCGGCACCGGCAGACGCGGCCTGGGCAGTCGCTCCGGGACGGCTCGCTGGCGACGCAACGTAAGCCACTCGCTCCGAATCAACGGTTTGGTACGGGTCGTGCGCACCCGAGCCCGCAAATGCGCCGACTACATCCGCCAGAAGGAGCACCAGAGCAACAGTCGCTTTCATCGGCGTAAATGA